From a region of the Oncorhynchus mykiss isolate Arlee chromosome 32, USDA_OmykA_1.1, whole genome shotgun sequence genome:
- the LOC110489290 gene encoding tyrosine-protein kinase STYK1 yields the protein MSSYSDADNQCQPGNTICEITVYEQEVIIVPVLLLASFLVSLLIVLLLRYCTGKENRRRPTVTLARPHSTSTASRHTQRKSTRRNTQGIEAPPELNPLEHEELPMSTPTRRDALATLSAVPETPKERQHGSFNLVTPLPLSFPVKPDDSVTLYRARMDNRNVVLRTLKEKADDSERQSFLGFASFLSELGPHPFLPGLMGVVSLRTPLITVMEELVHRDLLGFLWRCRQDTSVESPCDITEQRIFTMGGQVASALEYLHGQRCIHGNVGARSVLVGLDLTAKLWGLGPAYCKKTQAGTPGELQNVEMRKWQAPEVLARRPVSQSSDVWSFGILLHEIVTLGDPPFPKVMAGDLLQYLQRGKTQKRPANCSNSLYSIIKSCGQFAPHERPTLAEVIQKLQSGEKSANNRTVLRVPEPLDIEKYLREAGYGEAYNYVVL from the exons agatCACAGTGTATGAACAGGAAGTGATCATCGTGCCCGTCCTGCTCCTGGCAAGCTTCCTGGTCAGTCTGCTAATCGTTCTCCTGCTGAGGTACTGCACTGGAAAGGAAAACCGCAGACGACCCACAGTAACCCTAGCCCGACCACACAGCACCAGCACggcaagcagacacacacagaggaaaagTACCAGACGGAACACACAGGGCATTGAGG CTCCTCCTGAGCTGAACCCTCTGGAGCATGAGGAGTTACCTATGAGCACTCCGACCCGGCGTGACGCCCTTGCCACGTTGTCTGCCGTACCGGAGACGCCCAAAGAGAGACAGCATGGCTCTTTCAACCTGGTCACTCCGCTGCCCCTCTCCTTCCCCGTCAAACCGGACGACTCTGTCACCCTCTACAGGGCAAGGATGGACAACAGAAACGTGGTTCTAAGGACACTTAAAG AAAAAGCCGATGACAGCGAGCGGCAATCCTTCCTGGGCTTTGCCTCCTTCCTGTCTGAGCTGGGGCCCCACCCCTTTTTGCCTGGTCTGATGGGTGTGGTCTCCCTACGTACCCCCCTCATCACCGTGATGGAGGAACTGGTGCACAGGGACCTGCTGGGGTTCCTATGGAGGTGTCGACAG GACACGAGTGTGGAGTCCCCGTGCGATATCACAGAGCAGCGCATCTTCACCATGGGAGGACAAGTGGCTTCTGCTCTG GAATACCTGCACGGTCAGAGGTGTATCCATGGCAACGTTGGAGCTCGGAGCGTGCTGGTTGGTCTAGACCTAACGGCTAAACTGTGGGGATTGGGTCCAGCATACTGTAAGAAAACACAAGCAGGAACTCCAGGAGAGCTGCAGAACGTTGAGATGAGGAAGTGGCAGGCTCCAGAAGTATTGGCAAGGAGACCTGTCAGTCAAAGCAGTGACGT CTGGTCTTTTGGGATCCTGCTCCATGAAATAGTGACACTAG GTGACCCACCATTCCCTAAAGTCATGGCCGGTGATCTTCTTCAATACCTCCAGAGAGGAAAGACTCAGAAGAGACCCGCTAATTGTTCTAACTCACT GTATTCCATAATCAAGTCCTGCGGCCAGTTCGCTCCACATGAGCGTCCTACATTAGCTGAGGTGATCCAGAAGCTCCAATCAGGAGAGAAGAGTGCCAACAATAGGACAGTTCTTCGAGTGCCTGAGCCACTGGACATTGAGAAGTACCTGCGGGAGGCGGGATATGGAGAGGCCTACAATTACGTTGTTCTCTGA